From a single Vibrio toranzoniae genomic region:
- a CDS encoding 3-phenylpropionate MFS transporter, whose translation MFSPSPYGWISQYFLGFFFAYGVYLPFWALWFEDQGVSAGDIGVLIGIGFATRCVANLVITPRIHKVEHLMPALRCLSFAALLFVGFHFFTGGSFLLMLLATVLFNLCCGPIIPLSDAMANHYSRLKMLDYGRTRLWGSIAFIAGSTVVGYLVAEFGTDMILYTALAGVLLSLVLAMRSPNVMPVTQSEQQTVRPKLGELLRESSVVKFLALMALLQGSHAAYYSFSAIYWKEAGHSEAIIGYLWSLGVVAEVAVFALSKRLFSGWSLRTLFVVAAIGVMARWGITASTTAIGALILVQLLHGVTFAMAHIAAIQYIQSEEQNKMVALQALYNAIPLGAFIALMTTLSGWGYELWGANIFWGMAAMGALALFIKLDERSSVVEVNQIGSEQSEAKS comes from the coding sequence ATGTTTAGCCCTTCACCTTATGGTTGGATTTCCCAGTATTTCCTTGGTTTCTTTTTTGCCTATGGTGTTTATTTGCCATTTTGGGCGTTGTGGTTTGAAGATCAAGGCGTCTCGGCTGGTGATATTGGGGTTTTAATTGGTATCGGCTTTGCGACGCGTTGTGTTGCAAACCTAGTGATTACGCCGCGCATCCATAAAGTGGAGCACTTAATGCCAGCTCTGCGTTGTCTGAGTTTTGCCGCGCTCTTGTTTGTCGGTTTCCACTTCTTCACCGGTGGCAGCTTTCTGCTGATGTTGCTAGCCACGGTATTATTCAATCTATGTTGTGGCCCAATTATTCCGTTGTCTGACGCCATGGCGAATCATTACAGCCGCCTAAAAATGCTTGATTACGGGCGTACTCGATTATGGGGTTCGATTGCCTTTATCGCGGGCTCTACAGTGGTTGGCTATCTGGTTGCTGAATTTGGTACAGACATGATTTTGTATACAGCACTTGCGGGCGTGTTGTTGTCACTGGTGTTGGCGATGAGAAGCCCTAACGTGATGCCAGTCACGCAATCTGAGCAACAAACGGTGCGACCGAAGTTAGGAGAGTTACTACGTGAGTCGTCAGTGGTGAAATTCTTAGCCTTGATGGCGTTGTTGCAAGGTAGCCATGCGGCTTATTACAGCTTTAGTGCGATTTATTGGAAAGAAGCAGGGCACTCAGAGGCGATCATCGGTTATTTGTGGAGCCTAGGTGTTGTTGCAGAGGTGGCTGTGTTTGCTTTAAGTAAGCGCTTATTTTCTGGTTGGTCACTGCGCACTCTTTTTGTGGTCGCGGCAATAGGGGTGATGGCTCGTTGGGGAATTACGGCATCGACTACGGCAATTGGTGCTTTGATTTTGGTTCAACTGTTGCACGGCGTGACATTCGCAATGGCTCATATTGCGGCGATTCAGTACATTCAGTCTGAAGAGCAAAACAAAATGGTGGCTTTACAAGCGCTTTATAACGCCATTCCATTGGGGGCGTTTATTGCTCTAATGACAACGTTGAGTGGCTGGGGCTATGAGTTATGGGGGGCTAATATTTTCTGGGGTATGGCTGCGATGGGGGCTCTTGCGTTATTTATTAAGCTTGATGAAAGAAGCTCGGTTGTTGAAGTTAATCAAATTGGGTCTGAACAATCTGAAGCAAAAAGTTAG
- a CDS encoding DUF294 nucleotidyltransferase-like domain-containing protein, whose amino-acid sequence MFMPDKFNMQHPPFDSLSDTEQLTLRSALDVVYYRTHEVILEADRPSRHLHILIKGAVEERASSDGEIYAHYANDDIFDVRSQFESHTKHQYVALEDTLSYLLPTDVFLELYHANGQFSAYFDSNLSTRKALIEAAQQQQNLAEFILTKVDDSIYHPPLILEPTQPINQVTQTLKEQGLDSALVHLDHQLNTFGTSSIFPYAIVTRTNLLHAVMLDNRPLDSAVGEIATFPVLHVNQGDFLFNAMITMTRNKVKRLMVCDDQNAVGMLDMTQILSAFSTHSHVLTLRIARATNIEELAMASNKQRQLVESLLSNGIRTRFIMELISAVNEQIIEKAFELVIPPALHNHCCLIVLGSEGRGEQILKTDQDNALIIQDGLEWHQCQSAMNDLTHTLQQLGYPLCPGNVMVNNPKWVHSQQEWKHILTSWVKKASPDSVMEVAIMADAHAVAGNRELLKPVKQHLSDLMLGQELILTEFCRPALNFSVPLTLFGNVKQSKSGLDIKQGGIFPIVHGIRALCLEHGVTVNNTFERIEQLVSKNVLEQSTADNLGEALKQFFKWRLAQRLSQQHSSNKINIKLMDRADRDLLRHSLHVVKKFKQWLGYHYQIRD is encoded by the coding sequence ATGTTTATGCCTGATAAATTTAATATGCAGCACCCACCCTTCGATAGCCTGTCCGATACAGAACAGCTAACGCTGCGATCAGCATTAGATGTGGTTTACTACCGAACACACGAAGTGATATTGGAGGCCGACCGACCAAGTCGTCATTTGCATATTCTTATTAAAGGGGCTGTTGAAGAACGAGCCAGCAGCGATGGGGAAATCTACGCGCACTATGCCAATGACGATATTTTTGATGTCCGTAGCCAGTTTGAGTCTCATACCAAGCACCAATATGTCGCGCTTGAAGATACCTTAAGTTATTTGCTGCCAACCGATGTATTCCTTGAGCTTTACCATGCCAACGGCCAATTTTCGGCTTATTTTGATAGCAACCTATCGACCCGAAAAGCACTGATTGAAGCCGCTCAACAGCAACAGAATCTTGCCGAGTTCATACTGACCAAAGTAGACGACTCTATTTATCACCCACCGCTAATATTGGAACCAACCCAGCCGATTAACCAAGTCACTCAAACCCTAAAAGAACAGGGATTAGATTCGGCCTTAGTCCACCTAGATCATCAACTCAATACTTTTGGAACATCATCTATTTTCCCGTATGCCATCGTCACTCGGACCAATTTATTGCATGCTGTGATGCTCGACAATCGCCCGCTCGATAGCGCAGTTGGCGAGATAGCTACTTTCCCAGTGTTGCACGTTAACCAAGGTGACTTCTTGTTCAATGCCATGATTACTATGACCAGAAACAAGGTGAAAAGGCTGATGGTTTGTGATGACCAAAATGCTGTGGGTATGTTGGACATGACGCAGATTCTCAGTGCGTTCTCGACTCACTCGCACGTGCTGACTTTGCGAATCGCGCGAGCCACCAACATTGAAGAATTGGCCATGGCTTCTAACAAACAGCGTCAACTGGTCGAGAGCTTGCTCAGTAACGGGATTCGCACACGCTTTATCATGGAGCTGATTTCTGCTGTTAATGAACAGATCATAGAGAAGGCGTTTGAGTTGGTTATCCCACCCGCATTGCATAATCATTGCTGCTTAATCGTGTTGGGCTCAGAAGGGCGTGGAGAGCAAATTCTCAAAACCGATCAAGACAACGCTCTGATTATTCAAGATGGTTTGGAGTGGCATCAATGCCAAAGTGCCATGAACGACCTCACCCACACATTGCAGCAATTGGGCTATCCACTCTGCCCTGGCAACGTGATGGTCAACAATCCGAAATGGGTACACTCACAGCAAGAATGGAAACACATCCTCACAAGTTGGGTGAAGAAAGCCTCTCCCGATAGCGTGATGGAGGTTGCGATTATGGCGGATGCGCACGCCGTCGCGGGTAATAGAGAATTATTAAAACCGGTGAAACAGCACCTCAGTGATTTAATGCTAGGACAGGAATTAATTCTGACCGAGTTCTGCCGTCCAGCCCTGAACTTTTCAGTTCCCTTGACCCTGTTTGGTAACGTGAAACAGTCCAAATCAGGGCTCGACATCAAACAAGGCGGTATTTTCCCTATCGTGCATGGCATTAGAGCACTCTGTCTTGAACACGGCGTGACCGTAAACAACACCTTTGAGCGCATTGAACAGCTAGTCAGCAAGAATGTACTAGAGCAAAGCACAGCCGATAACCTCGGTGAAGCGCTCAAACAGTTCTTTAAGTGGCGTTTGGCCCAACGACTATCGCAACAGCACAGCAGCAATAAGATCAACATTAAATTGATGGATCGAGCAGACAGAGATTTGCTGCGTCATAGCCTGCATGTCGTTAAAAAGTTCAAGCAATGGCTCGGCTATCACTATCAGATACGGGATTAG
- a CDS encoding 3'-5' exonuclease → MNRLVRYYWHYKLKDSPYQPLFAAPVFHEYVSLDCETTSLDPNQAELVTIAATKIIGNRIITSQPFEVRLRAPQSLDCNSIKIHRIRHQDLKHGIEEKQALIELLNFIGNRPLVGYHIRYDKKILDRACLKQLGFPLPNRLVEVSQLYQDTLERQLPNAYFDLSMDAICRQLDLPISTNKHDALQDAISAALIFIRLKHGALPRFNSSYS, encoded by the coding sequence ATGAATAGACTGGTTCGCTATTACTGGCATTACAAGCTCAAAGACTCTCCGTATCAGCCTCTGTTTGCTGCGCCTGTTTTTCATGAATATGTATCACTCGACTGTGAAACCACCAGCCTCGACCCTAATCAGGCGGAATTAGTCACTATTGCCGCGACCAAGATCATCGGTAACCGAATCATTACCAGCCAACCTTTTGAAGTTCGACTACGAGCACCTCAATCGCTCGATTGCAATTCCATAAAAATCCACCGTATTCGCCATCAAGATCTTAAGCACGGCATTGAAGAAAAACAGGCTTTAATCGAGCTACTGAACTTCATCGGTAATAGACCTTTAGTCGGCTATCACATCCGCTATGATAAAAAGATTCTCGACCGCGCCTGTTTAAAACAGCTTGGATTTCCGCTGCCTAACCGATTAGTCGAAGTGAGCCAACTTTATCAAGACACACTCGAAAGACAGCTGCCTAATGCCTATTTCGATCTCAGTATGGACGCCATCTGTCGTCAGCTCGATTTGCCTATCTCCACCAATAAACATGATGCATTACAAGACGCTATCTCTGCTGCACTGATCTTTATTCGTCTAAAACACGGTGCTCTACCTCGCTTCAACTCCTCTTATTCTTAA
- the acs gene encoding acetate--CoA ligase encodes MSEAHVYPVKENIKSTTHADNDTYLAMYQQSVSDPEGFWGEHGKIVDWIKPFTQVKNTSFDPGHIDIRWFEDGTLNVSANCIDRHLAERGDEVAIIWEGDDPADDKTLTFNELHKEVCLFSNALKEQGVRKGDVVCLYMPMVPEAAVAMLACTRIGAVHTVVFGGFSPEALSGRIIDSNSKVVITADEGVRGGRAVPLKKNVDEALTNPEVKNIEKVVVFKRTGGDVAWHEHRDVWWHDAIANVSADCPPEEMNAEDPLFILYTSGSTGKPKGVMHTTGGYLVYAAMTFKYVFDYQEGETFWCTADVGWITGHTYLVYGPLANGAKTILFEGVPNYPNTNRMSEVVDKHQVNILYTAPTAIRALMAKGNEAVEGTSRDSLRIMGSVGEPINPEAWEWYYKTIGNEQSPIVDTWWQTETGGILIAPLPGATDLKPGSATRPFFGVQPALVDNMGNIIEGATDGNLVILDSWPGQMRTVHGDHDRFEQTYFSTFKGMYFTSDGARRDEDGYYWITGRVDDVLNVSGHRMGTAEIESALVAFDKIAEAAIVGIPHDIKGQAIYAYITLNDGEFPTAELHKEVKDWVRKEIGPIATPDVLHWTDSLPKTRSGKIMRRILRKIATGDTGNLGDTSTLADPGVVDKLIAEKAELA; translated from the coding sequence ATGAGTGAAGCCCACGTTTATCCGGTAAAAGAAAATATTAAATCAACCACACACGCGGATAATGACACTTACCTAGCCATGTACCAGCAATCTGTTTCTGACCCTGAAGGCTTTTGGGGTGAACACGGAAAAATCGTTGATTGGATTAAGCCTTTCACACAAGTAAAAAATACCTCTTTCGACCCTGGCCACATCGACATCCGCTGGTTTGAAGATGGCACGCTTAACGTTTCGGCTAACTGTATCGACCGCCATCTTGCTGAGCGCGGTGATGAAGTCGCTATCATCTGGGAAGGCGATGACCCTGCTGATGATAAAACCCTAACCTTTAACGAACTACACAAAGAAGTGTGCCTGTTTTCAAATGCTCTAAAAGAGCAAGGCGTACGCAAAGGTGATGTGGTTTGTTTATACATGCCAATGGTGCCTGAAGCGGCAGTTGCTATGCTGGCGTGTACCCGTATCGGTGCGGTTCACACGGTAGTATTTGGTGGTTTCTCACCAGAAGCACTGTCTGGTCGTATTATCGATTCAAACTCTAAAGTCGTGATCACTGCCGATGAAGGCGTGCGTGGCGGCCGCGCGGTTCCACTGAAGAAAAATGTTGATGAAGCACTGACGAATCCTGAAGTGAAAAACATCGAGAAGGTTGTCGTATTCAAACGCACTGGCGGTGATGTTGCTTGGCATGAACACCGTGATGTGTGGTGGCATGATGCTATCGCAAACGTATCGGCAGATTGCCCACCAGAAGAGATGAACGCAGAAGACCCACTATTCATCCTTTATACGTCAGGATCTACGGGCAAACCTAAGGGTGTTATGCACACCACAGGTGGCTACCTAGTATATGCAGCAATGACCTTCAAATACGTATTCGACTACCAAGAAGGCGAGACTTTCTGGTGTACTGCGGATGTGGGGTGGATTACCGGCCACACCTACCTTGTTTACGGACCGCTTGCCAATGGTGCAAAAACCATTCTGTTTGAAGGCGTGCCGAACTACCCGAACACTAACCGCATGAGCGAAGTGGTCGATAAGCACCAAGTTAATATTCTTTATACTGCACCAACGGCGATTCGTGCGCTGATGGCGAAAGGTAACGAAGCCGTTGAAGGTACTTCTCGTGACAGCCTAAGAATCATGGGCTCCGTAGGTGAGCCTATCAACCCAGAAGCGTGGGAGTGGTACTACAAAACGATTGGTAATGAGCAATCTCCAATTGTCGATACTTGGTGGCAAACAGAAACGGGCGGCATCTTAATCGCACCACTACCGGGCGCAACCGATCTAAAGCCGGGTTCGGCGACTCGCCCATTCTTCGGTGTGCAACCAGCGCTTGTCGACAACATGGGTAACATCATTGAGGGCGCGACTGACGGCAACCTTGTGATTCTTGACTCTTGGCCAGGCCAAATGCGTACTGTCCATGGCGATCATGATCGTTTTGAACAGACTTACTTCTCTACTTTTAAAGGCATGTACTTTACCAGTGATGGTGCTCGTCGTGATGAAGACGGTTACTACTGGATCACTGGCCGTGTGGATGACGTGCTTAATGTATCTGGTCACCGTATGGGTACCGCTGAGATTGAATCGGCTCTAGTGGCGTTCGACAAAATTGCAGAGGCAGCGATTGTCGGTATTCCTCACGATATTAAAGGCCAAGCCATTTATGCTTATATCACCCTTAATGATGGTGAGTTTCCAACCGCAGAGCTACACAAAGAAGTGAAAGATTGGGTACGTAAAGAGATTGGCCCAATCGCAACACCCGACGTACTGCATTGGACAGACTCTTTGCCAAAAACTCGTTCGGGTAAAATCATGCGTCGTATCCTACGTAAGATAGCCACAGGTGATACGGGTAACTTAGGTGATACTTCGACACTGGCAGATCCTGGTGTGGTAGATAAGCTCATCGCCGAGAAAGCCGAACTGGCATAA
- the aroQ gene encoding type II 3-dehydroquinate dehydratase: MSTKFRILVLNGPNLNLLGLREPAHYGSQTLDQIISSLTEQAKTHDVELSHLQSNREYELIEAIHSASQSVDFIIINPAAFTHTSVALRDALLGVAIPFIEVHLSNVHAREPFRHHSYLSDKAEGVICGLGAQGYQFALTAALSKLNSK; encoded by the coding sequence ATGTCTACAAAGTTTCGCATTCTAGTTTTAAATGGCCCAAACCTTAACCTGTTAGGCCTTCGAGAACCTGCACATTACGGTTCTCAAACACTTGACCAGATTATTAGCTCATTGACCGAGCAAGCGAAAACACATGATGTTGAGCTATCTCACTTACAGTCAAATCGCGAGTATGAACTGATTGAAGCTATCCATAGTGCTTCTCAAAGCGTTGATTTCATTATTATCAACCCAGCCGCCTTTACACATACCAGTGTGGCACTGCGAGATGCACTACTTGGTGTTGCTATCCCATTTATTGAGGTTCACCTATCGAATGTTCACGCGCGTGAACCATTCCGTCACCACTCTTACCTATCTGATAAAGCAGAAGGTGTGATTTGTGGCTTAGGGGCCCAAGGTTATCAATTTGCTTTGACCGCTGCGCTCAGCAAGCTCAACTCAAAGTAA
- the accB gene encoding acetyl-CoA carboxylase biotin carboxyl carrier protein, whose product MDIRKIKKLIELVEESGISELEISEGEESVRISRNSTAPVAPVQYAAAPAPVAAPAPAAAPVAVEAAAPAAPTGHQVLSPMVGTFYGAPSPDAKPFVKVGQSVTAGETLCIVEAMKMMNQIEADKSGIVTAILVEDGQPVEFDQALVIIE is encoded by the coding sequence ATGGATATTCGCAAAATCAAAAAGCTAATCGAATTGGTTGAAGAGTCTGGTATTTCTGAACTAGAAATCTCTGAAGGTGAAGAGTCAGTACGAATCAGTCGTAACAGCACAGCACCTGTAGCACCGGTTCAATATGCAGCAGCTCCTGCACCTGTAGCGGCTCCAGCTCCTGCAGCGGCACCTGTAGCAGTGGAAGCAGCAGCTCCCGCAGCTCCAACTGGTCACCAAGTTCTTTCTCCAATGGTTGGTACTTTCTACGGTGCTCCAAGCCCAGATGCAAAACCATTCGTTAAGGTTGGTCAATCTGTAACGGCTGGCGAAACTCTATGTATCGTTGAAGCAATGAAAATGATGAACCAAATCGAAGCTGATAAGTCTGGTATTGTGACAGCGATTCTAGTTGAAGATGGTCAACCAGTAGAATTCGACCAAGCTCTAGTAATTATCGAATAA
- the accC gene encoding acetyl-CoA carboxylase biotin carboxylase subunit gives MLDKLVIANRGEIALRILRACKELGIKTVAVHSTADRDLKHVLLADETICIGPARGIDSYLNIPRIISAAEVTGAVAIHPGYGFLSENADFAEQVERSGFIFVGPKAETIRIMGDKVSAITSMKKAGVPCVPGSDGPLDNDDAKNKAHAKRIGFPVIIKASGGGGGRGMRVVRSEAELTEAIAMTRAEAKACFNNDMVYMEKFLENPRHIEVQVLADGQGNAIHLGERDCSMQRRHQKVVEEAPAPGITEEMRKYIGERCTRACLEIGYRGAGTFEFLYENGEFYFIEMNTRIQVEHTITEMVTGIDLVKEQLRIAAGQPLSFTQDDIKLRGHSIECRINAEDPVRFLPSPGKIQRFHAPGGMGVRWESHIYSGYTVPPHYDSMIGKLITYGENRDVAIARMKNALGEMIIEGINVNTELQLAIMNDENFQHGGANIHYLEKKLGLQ, from the coding sequence ATGTTAGATAAATTAGTAATCGCAAACCGTGGTGAGATTGCACTACGTATTCTACGTGCATGTAAAGAACTTGGTATCAAAACGGTAGCGGTTCACTCAACGGCTGACCGCGATCTTAAGCACGTACTTCTTGCAGACGAAACCATCTGTATCGGCCCAGCTCGTGGTATCGATAGCTACCTGAACATTCCTCGTATCATCAGCGCAGCTGAAGTTACAGGTGCTGTTGCTATCCATCCAGGCTACGGTTTCCTATCTGAAAATGCAGATTTTGCAGAGCAGGTAGAGCGCAGTGGTTTTATCTTCGTTGGTCCTAAAGCTGAAACCATTCGTATTATGGGTGACAAAGTGTCAGCTATCACGTCAATGAAGAAAGCAGGCGTACCTTGTGTACCAGGTTCTGACGGTCCTCTTGATAACGACGACGCGAAAAACAAAGCGCATGCTAAGCGCATTGGTTTCCCAGTAATCATCAAGGCATCTGGCGGCGGCGGCGGTCGTGGTATGCGTGTTGTTCGTTCTGAAGCAGAACTAACAGAAGCTATCGCAATGACTCGTGCAGAAGCAAAAGCTTGTTTCAACAACGATATGGTTTACATGGAGAAATTCCTAGAAAACCCACGTCACATTGAAGTACAAGTACTTGCAGATGGCCAAGGCAATGCTATCCACCTCGGTGAGCGTGACTGTTCAATGCAGCGTCGTCACCAGAAAGTTGTGGAAGAAGCACCAGCGCCAGGTATTACTGAAGAGATGCGTAAGTACATCGGCGAACGTTGTACTCGTGCTTGTCTTGAGATTGGTTACCGCGGCGCAGGTACATTTGAATTCCTATACGAGAACGGTGAGTTCTACTTCATCGAAATGAACACTCGTATCCAGGTTGAGCACACGATTACTGAAATGGTAACGGGTATCGATCTAGTGAAAGAGCAACTGCGTATTGCTGCTGGTCAGCCTCTATCATTTACTCAAGATGATATTAAGCTGCGCGGTCACTCAATCGAATGTCGTATCAACGCGGAAGATCCCGTTCGTTTCCTACCTTCACCAGGTAAGATTCAACGTTTCCATGCTCCAGGCGGCATGGGTGTACGTTGGGAATCTCATATCTACAGTGGTTACACAGTGCCACCACACTACGATTCAATGATTGGTAAGCTGATCACTTACGGTGAGAACCGTGATGTTGCTATCGCTCGTATGAAGAACGCATTGGGTGAGATGATTATTGAAGGCATTAACGTTAATACTGAGCTTCAATTGGCTATTATGAACGACGAAAACTTCCAACACGGTGGTGCAAACATCCACTACCTTGAGAAGAAGCTCGGTCTACAATAG
- the prmA gene encoding 50S ribosomal protein L11 methyltransferase, which translates to MPWIQIKLNATNENAEQIGDMLMEETGALSVTFLDAQDTPVFEPLPGETRLWGDTDILALYDAETDTSVVLAQIKASNMFPADFAHKVEQIEDKDWEREWMDNFHPMKFGERLWICPSWRDIPEPDAVNVMLDPGLAFGTGTHPTTALCLEWLEGLDLTGKTVIDFGCGSGILAIAAIKLGAARVIGIDIDPQALLASKDNAQRNGVADQLDVFLPQDQPEGLLADVVVANILAGPLRDLSGIIKGLVKPNGVLAMSGVLDTQAEDVATYYRDELHIDPIIEQQEWCRISGRKQG; encoded by the coding sequence ATGCCTTGGATTCAAATCAAGCTTAATGCTACCAATGAAAATGCCGAACAGATCGGCGACATGTTAATGGAAGAGACAGGTGCTCTTTCTGTAACTTTCCTGGATGCACAAGATACCCCTGTATTTGAGCCTCTGCCGGGTGAAACTCGTCTTTGGGGTGATACTGATATCCTCGCGCTTTACGACGCTGAGACTGATACTAGTGTCGTCCTAGCACAGATTAAAGCAAGCAACATGTTCCCAGCAGACTTTGCTCATAAAGTAGAGCAAATTGAAGACAAAGATTGGGAACGTGAATGGATGGACAACTTCCACCCGATGAAGTTTGGTGAGCGTTTATGGATCTGCCCTAGCTGGCGCGATATCCCTGAACCTGACGCAGTAAACGTCATGCTAGACCCAGGTCTTGCATTTGGTACCGGTACTCACCCAACAACGGCATTGTGTCTTGAGTGGCTTGAAGGCTTAGACCTGACAGGCAAAACCGTGATCGACTTCGGTTGTGGTTCAGGTATCCTCGCGATCGCTGCGATCAAACTTGGCGCTGCAAGAGTTATCGGGATCGACATTGATCCTCAAGCTCTGCTGGCTTCAAAAGACAACGCACAGCGCAACGGCGTGGCAGATCAATTAGACGTATTCTTACCGCAAGATCAACCGGAAGGTTTGCTCGCTGACGTTGTGGTTGCCAACATTCTTGCCGGTCCATTACGTGATCTTTCAGGCATCATCAAAGGCTTAGTGAAACCAAATGGTGTGCTAGCAATGTCGGGTGTTTTAGATACACAAGCGGAAGATGTAGCGACTTATTATCGTGATGAGCTTCACATTGATCCGATCATTGAGCAACAAGAATGGTGTCGCATCTCAGGTCGCAAGCAAGGCTAG
- the dusB gene encoding tRNA dihydrouridine synthase DusB, with amino-acid sequence MKIGNYQLKNNLIVAPMAGVTDRPFRELCLRYGAGMAVSEMMSSNPKVWKTSKSQQRMVHEGESGIRSVQIAGADPQLMAEAAQFNVDNGAQIIDINMGCPAKKVNKKLAGSALLQHPELIEDILKAVVNAVNVPVTLKTRTGWDTDNRNCVQIAKIAEDCGIQALALHGRTRACMYKGEAEYKHIKAAKQAVSIPVIANGDIDSPEKAKFVLEYTGADALMIGRPAQGRPWIFNEILHYLENGTTMDPLPISEVKDIMLGHVNALHEFYGEFLGPRIARKHVGWYLKEHEQASEFRRTFNAFEAGDLQLEALEGFFDNVAP; translated from the coding sequence TTGAAAATCGGAAATTATCAACTTAAGAACAATCTAATCGTCGCTCCTATGGCTGGCGTAACGGATAGACCATTCCGTGAGTTGTGTCTTCGCTACGGTGCGGGGATGGCAGTCAGTGAAATGATGTCCTCCAATCCGAAAGTTTGGAAAACGTCAAAATCTCAGCAGCGTATGGTACATGAAGGCGAATCGGGCATTCGTTCAGTACAAATCGCTGGTGCAGATCCACAGCTTATGGCCGAGGCTGCTCAATTTAATGTCGATAACGGTGCGCAAATCATCGATATCAACATGGGTTGTCCAGCCAAAAAAGTGAATAAGAAGCTTGCGGGCTCAGCCCTACTACAGCATCCAGAACTCATTGAAGACATTCTGAAAGCGGTGGTAAATGCTGTCAACGTTCCAGTAACGTTGAAAACGCGCACAGGCTGGGATACAGACAATAGAAACTGTGTCCAAATCGCTAAAATAGCCGAAGACTGCGGCATACAAGCTCTTGCCCTCCATGGAAGAACACGCGCTTGTATGTACAAAGGTGAGGCAGAATACAAACACATTAAAGCAGCGAAACAAGCAGTATCTATTCCGGTTATCGCTAACGGTGATATCGATAGCCCGGAAAAAGCGAAGTTTGTGCTGGAGTACACCGGCGCTGATGCTTTAATGATAGGTCGACCTGCCCAAGGGCGCCCTTGGATTTTTAACGAAATCCTACACTATTTGGAAAACGGTACCACGATGGATCCACTCCCGATTTCGGAAGTGAAAGACATCATGCTTGGTCATGTGAACGCTCTACATGAATTTTATGGCGAGTTTTTAGGCCCCCGAATTGCTCGTAAGCATGTGGGTTGGTACCTAAAAGAACATGAACAAGCGAGTGAGTTTCGCCGTACCTTTAACGCATTCGAAGCAGGTGATCTGCAGCTTGAAGCGCTAGAAGGTTTTTTTGATAACGTTGCACCATAA
- the fis gene encoding DNA-binding transcriptional regulator Fis, producing the protein MFEQNLTSEALTVTTVTSQDQITQKPLRDSVKASLKNYLAQLNGQEVSELYELVLAEVEQPLLDTIMQYTRGNQTRAATMMGINRGTLRKKLKKYGMN; encoded by the coding sequence ATGTTCGAACAAAATCTGACTTCAGAAGCATTGACAGTAACTACAGTTACATCACAAGACCAAATCACGCAGAAGCCACTACGTGACTCAGTTAAAGCATCATTGAAAAATTACCTTGCTCAATTAAACGGTCAAGAAGTCAGCGAGTTATACGAATTAGTATTAGCTGAAGTTGAACAGCCACTACTAGACACCATCATGCAGTACACTCGCGGTAATCAAACTCGCGCAGCAACCATGATGGGTATTAACCGCGGTACTCTTCGCAAGAAACTTAAAAAATACGGCATGAACTAA
- the zntR gene encoding Zn(2+)-responsive transcriptional regulator, producing the protein MFQIGELAKRCGVTADTLRFYEKNKLIAPASRSESGYRLYDENNQKQVTFILKSKALGLSLGEIKELLEIRLEATQHSCAEVKSITTAKLEMIDEKITELTKIRTALKKINDACCGHIDEDASHCSILAALDSANLDKRPL; encoded by the coding sequence ATGTTTCAGATCGGTGAATTAGCGAAACGATGCGGTGTGACGGCCGATACCTTGCGATTTTATGAGAAGAATAAATTGATTGCTCCAGCCAGCCGCAGTGAGTCGGGTTATCGCCTGTATGACGAAAATAACCAGAAACAGGTGACGTTTATTCTCAAATCTAAAGCATTGGGATTGAGTTTGGGTGAGATTAAAGAATTGCTTGAGATTCGCTTGGAAGCAACACAGCACAGTTGTGCCGAAGTGAAGTCGATTACCACAGCGAAACTAGAGATGATCGATGAGAAGATTACCGAATTAACTAAGATTCGCACTGCACTTAAAAAAATTAATGATGCGTGCTGTGGCCACATAGATGAAGATGCGAGCCATTGTTCGATTTTGGCCGCCTTGGACTCAGCCAATCTTGATAAAAGGCCATTGTAG